AGGGCGTGACCAGGCCGTGGGTGGCCTCGGTGTGGCCGAAGAGACGCCGGGCGAGCTCGCGAAAGCCCGAGGCGCGGCAGCTCGACTTCCCATAGGCAAGGAGCTCGGCCAGGTGGACGAGCTCGTGCTCGAAGATCCGCTGGAGCGCGTCGAGCCGGTCGCGGCACCGCAGCCCGTTCACCTCAACGCGCCGGTGCCCGGCGTGGAAGTTGGAGAAGAGCAGGTGGGTGGAGACCGCGATCTCGTAGGAGGGGGGGCCGCCCGGCCGGGCCGGGCGGAACTGGAAGGTCTTGCCCCCCGCCCGGGTCATGCGCGGCGCCAGGCGAAACCGGAGCCGTCTCGCGGGGTCCGACGCCGCCCCGAGGGTCCGCGTCAGGGCTCCCCCAAAGAAGGCCTGGTCGTATTCGGCGAAGAGAAGCCCCAGATCCCCAACGGCGAGCGCCCGGAAGTTCCCTTCGCCGAGCCTCCCAGACCGCTGGGCCAGGGCGGTGCGGATCCCCTCGGCCCTGCGGCGAATCTCCTCCGGGGCGAACCCGGGGCCTTCCAGCCGCGCGGCGAGCTCCCCGGGGGACGCAGGGACGGAAGCGGAAAGGAGCATCTGGCGATTTCCTCCACGGGGTCGGGACAGCCTTCGCTCGATCCCGCGCACCATCACGTGCTGCGACACCCCGGTTTCTACATCAGTGCGATACCACCATCAAGGTGGTACACCGCTTAGCCCCTTTTGGGAATTCGTCGCGGCCTCCAACGCGGCAGGGCAGCCTGCGTCTGGACCGTGGCGCCGGTCTTGCAAGCGCCCGGGAGCATGGCGGCCCCCACCCTCGCGATCAACCTGTGCAGCGTCCCTCCCCGGGCGCTGGCGTCGCTGCACTTCAACCGCGAGCCCTCGCCCCTGGAGATCCAGGGCGTGCACGCAACCCACCGCCGCCTCTTCCAGCGCCTGGACGCCGAGCCATG
The Thermodesulfobacteriota bacterium genome window above contains:
- a CDS encoding SprT-like family protein → MLLSASVPASPGELAARLEGPGFAPEEIRRRAEGIRTALAQRSGRLGEGNFRALAVGDLGLLFAEYDQAFFGGALTRTLGAASDPARRLRFRLAPRMTRAGGKTFQFRPARPGGPPSYEIAVSTHLLFSNFHAGHRRVEVNGLRCRDRLDALQRIFEHELVHLAELLAYGKSSCRASGFRELARRLFGHTEATHGLVTPSERARDLHGLRVGDRVAFPFHGRRTAGVLNRVTKRATVLVEDPRGAPYSDGKRYRKYYVPLPALERAK